The Faecalibacter bovis genome includes the window ACCAACCCATATATCATTGAACTTGGTGATTTAAAAGCTGGTAAACACACAATCCAAATTAAAATTCCACAAGGCGAACCTGAAGGCGGAAGCTTCAGTTCATGGGCGGTTTCAGGAGTTTTATTAGGAGAATGATAAAATTGGGTTAAATACGTTGCTATACATGGATAACGTACACTTTTTTCAAATTAAAATTAGTAAGTTTGTAGACTTAAAATTGTAGAAAAATTCTATGGAATATAATACACTACGTTCACAATTAATTATTCCAGAATATGGACGTCACATCCAAGAAATGGTTAATCATTGTTTAACGATTCAAGACGAACAAGAAAGAAACGAATTCGCTGAAATTATTATCGAAGTAATGGGAGAATTAAATCCTCATCTTCGTGATGTTCCAGATTTTCAACATAAATTATGGGATCAATTATTTATTATGTCTGATTTTAAATTAGATGTAAAATCGCCCTATCCCATTCCTACCAAACACGATACTGTTTATAGCAAACCTAATAAAGTAGAATATCCAAAATCTATTTACAAATATCGTTACTACGGGAATAACATTCGTAAAATGATCAATGTTGCAGTGACTTGGGAAGAAGGAGAAAAAAGTGAGGGATTATATTTTGCGATTGCAAACCACATGAAAAAATGCTATCTGAAATGGAACAAAGAAACTGTTGATGATAACGTAATTTTTGAACATTTATATGAACTTTCTGATGGGAAAATTGATTTAAGAGATGTGGACGAAAATTTAGTTCAACCAGAAAGACAACAAAATAATAATCAGAATAACTACCAACAACGTACACATTCTAATTACCAACATCGTTCGAATAATCAAAATACCAACAACCAGAACAACAACAGACAAAATAACCAAAATCGTCAAAACA containing:
- a CDS encoding DUF4290 domain-containing protein, which translates into the protein MEYNTLRSQLIIPEYGRHIQEMVNHCLTIQDEQERNEFAEIIIEVMGELNPHLRDVPDFQHKLWDQLFIMSDFKLDVKSPYPIPTKHDTVYSKPNKVEYPKSIYKYRYYGNNIRKMINVAVTWEEGEKSEGLYFAIANHMKKCYLKWNKETVDDNVIFEHLYELSDGKIDLRDVDENLVQPERQQNNNQNNYQQRTHSNYQHRSNNQNTNNQNNNRQNNQNRQNNNSNNNNQNRNNNRNQGVRNNNNKG